The Raphanus sativus cultivar WK10039 chromosome 2, ASM80110v3, whole genome shotgun sequence genome includes a region encoding these proteins:
- the LOC108818568 gene encoding 4-coumarate--CoA ligase-like 6, whose translation MAAATHLHTSPNPKTPTPSPPLWFSPLTGIYTSKHPSLHLPTDPNLDAVSALFSHIHTIHDPASSASAAAFVDSSTGFTIAYAELQITVRSIAAGIHHDLGLRQGDVVSLVLPNSLYFPLLLLSLISLGAVVTTINPSSTLGEIKKQVSECNVSVAFTSRESVEKLASLGVTVIRVPESFDLDSIRIENYPKFYSIVRGGFGSVPKPLVKQDDVAAIMYSSGTTGASKGVMLTHRNLIASMELFVRFEASQYEYPGSRNVYLAALPLCHIYGLSLFVMGLLSVGSTVVVMRRFDVSDAVDAIGKFKITHFPVVPPMLMALTKKARGVCGDEAFRSLKQVSSGAAPLSRKFIEDFLGALPHVDLIQGYGMTESTAVGTRGFNSQKVRKYSSVGLLAPNTQARVVDWSSGSFLPPGNRGELWLQGPGVMKGYLNNPEATEMTIIEKSWLRTGDIAYFDEDGYLFIVDRMKEIIKYKGFQIAPADLEAVLVSHPLIIDAAVTAAPNEECGEIPVAFVVRRQETTLTEQDVINYVAAQVAPYRKVRKVVMVSSIPKSPTGKILRKELKRILTNCVSSRL comes from the exons ATGGCGGCGGCGACTCACCTTCACACATCCCCAAATCCTAAAACCCCAACGCCCTCTCCTCCTCTCTGGTTCTCTCCCCTCACCGGTATCTACACCAGCAAACACCCTTCACTCCACCTCCCAACCGACCCCAACCTCGACGCCGTCTCCGCCCTCTTCTCCCACATTCACACCATCCACGATCCCGCTTCCTCCGCCTCCGCCGCGGCCTTCGTCGACTCCTCAACCGGATTCACCATAGCTTACGCCGAGCTCCAGATCACGGTCAGATCAATCGCCGCGGGGATCCACCACGACCTAGGCCTCCGACAAGGCGACGTCGTCTCCCTCGTCCTCCCCAACTCCCTCTACTTCCCGCTCCTTCTCCTCTCGCTCATCTCCCTCGGCGCCGTCGTCACCACCATCAACCCTTCGAGCACCCTGGGGGAGATCAAGAAGCAGGTGAGCGAGTGTAACGTCTCCGTAGCGTTCACTTCTCGCGAAAGCGTcgaaaagcttgcttctttagGGGTTACGGTGATAAGGGTCCCCGAAAGTTTCGATCTTGATTCGATCCGGATCGAGAACTACCCGAAGTTTTACTCCATCGTCAGAGGAGGTTTCGGGAGCGTGCCTAAGCCGTTGGTTAAGCAAGACGACGTGGCTGCGATTATGTACTCGTCCGGGACCACGGGAGCTAGCAAAGGAGTTATGTTGACTCACAGGAACTTGATCGCGTCGATGGAGCTCTTCGTGAGGTTCGAAGCTTCTCAGTACGAGTATCCAGGCTCGAGGAATGTTTATCTCGCGGCTCTGCCTCTGTGCCATATCTACGGGTTGTCGCTCTTTGTGATGGGGCTCTTGTCTGTTGGATCCACCGTTGTTGTTATGAGGAGGTTCGATGTTTCCGATGCTGTTGATGCGATCGGGAAGTTTAAGATCACTCATTTCCCTGTTGTCCCTCCGATGCTGATGGCGTTGACGAAGAAGGCGAGAGGAGTTTGTGGGGACGAGGCGTTTAGAAGCTTGAAGCAGGTTTCTTCTGGAGCAGCTCCGTTGAGCAGGAAGTTCATTGAGGATTTCCTTGGGGCTCTTCCTCATGTTGATTTGATACAGGGATATGGAATGACTGAATCAACTGCAGTTGGTACGCGAGGGTTCAACTCTCAAAAGGTTAGGAAGTATTCTTCGGTGGGACTACTTGCTCCAAATACGCAAGCAAGGGTTGTAGATTGGAGCTCTGGCTCTTTCCTTCCACCAGGTAACCGAGGAGAGCTCTGGTTACAAGGTCCTGGAGTCATGAAAG GATACTTGAATAACCCGGAAGCAACTGAGATGACAATTATTGAAAAAAGTTGGCTACGGACTGGGGACATTGCTTATTTTGATGAAGATGGTTACCTGTTTATTGTTGATCGTATGAAAGAGATTATCAAGTACAAAGGTTTTCAG ATAGCACCAGCAGATTTGGAGGCTGTTCTTGTTTCACATCCTTTGATTATCGATGCTGCAGTAACAGC TGCCCCAAATGAAGAATGTGGAGAGATTCCGGTAGCATTCGTTGTGAGGAGACAAGAAACAACACTTACAGAACAAGATGTAATAAACTATGTAGCTGCTCAG GTTGCGCCGTACAGGAAGGTGAGGAAAGTGGTGATGGTTAGCTCAATACCAAAGTCTCCAACTGGGAAGATATTGAGAAAGGAACTAAAGAGAATATTGACAAACTGTGTTTCTTCAAGACTATGA
- the LOC108843473 gene encoding DNA (cytosine-5)-methyltransferase CMT2 isoform X2: protein MLSPAKCESEEEPTAELDLLHSSSPRSGLPERLSLVPTEAAAAAAAAQSSTLEEPMKLSEAEMSTSRRSTRLNCDSPGARKSPRFFTPVDGKIDNVSSVPITRKTVSSNRKISSAPVKKGSLDSVGLSFEDIAAIGKSLEMGIVSECQDSNAQGRSQVPPKRKLDDCDAALLSSSIELSSQINKRTRRSSRFTTGVENLGDKPVPSITSSRLSGTFEIRLGLCDAKQVRGTEKLVQVRENGNCYEGHGLVSSKQELLNSPTGCVKTTVNGSRVKSLGKRRSSDPNASGVHTSSLKISQNGTSNGLVTASDADNGVSGEMHADATVIYLSDDDEEPQHVQDSVEFLYTTSSDGDVLMQDASGSTLSSGENGRQAPLDQNTPIKSTKGKGARVTRIAVREKHEHGSCFFIGEPIPCEEAKERWRWRYDLKERKSKRKGKQAEDDEDMIVSNVECHYSQAKVDNKTFSLGDFAYVKGEGKERLIGKIIEFFKTTDGESYFRVQWLYRATDTVMLKEAADHETRRLFYSTAGLKPNSIKSDFYFDMEYCVEFSTFRTLRNQTSENKLECCAADVTPTESTESILENKSNSKEELLVLDLYSGCGGMSTGLNLGAKVSGVDVVTKWAIDQELAACESLKLNHPHTQVRNDSAGDFLLLLKEWDKLCKRYVCNDGDGQTTVTLNPENSTKETSESSSSTDDDSEPDEYEVEKLVDICYGDPDKSGESGLKFKVHWKGYSSNEDTWEPAEELSNCEDAMREFVTRGFKNKILPLPGGVGVICGGPPCQGISGYNRHRDVDTPLTDERNQQIGVFMDIVEYLKPKFVLMENVVDLLRLDKGSLGRLALSRLVDMRYQARLGIMTAGCYGLSQFRSRVFMWGADPDMKLPPFPLPTHDVIVRYGLPIEFEWNVVAYSEGQPRNVETALVLKDAISDLPHVSYNETREKMSYESLPETDFQRYIRSTKHEMTGSEIDRCTKRTMPLYDHRPSRLSEDDYNRVCQIPKKKGANFRDLPGIIVRNNTVYRDPSMEPVLLPSGKHLVPEYVFTFQKGKSKRPFGRLWWDETVPTVLTVPSCTNQVFLHPEQDRVLTIREAARLQGFPDYFQFCGTVKQRYRQIGNAVAVSVSRALGYSLGMAFRGLAGDENMIELPQKFSHSSYLQLQETSPH, encoded by the exons ATGTTATCCCCGGCTAAATGTGAGTCAGAGGAGGAGCCCACTGCTGAATTGGATCTCCTCCACTCTTCTTCACCTAGATCCGGGTTACCCGAACGTCTCTCCCTCGTCCCCACcgaagctgctgctgctgctgctgctgctcagTCTTCTACTCTAGAAGAACCCATGAAGCTCTCCGAGGCAGAGATGAGCACGAGCAGGAGATCCACGAGGCTCAATTGTGATTCGCCTGGTGCTCGGAAGTCGCCGAGATTTTTTACGCCGGTGGATGGAAAGATCGATAATGTGTCCTCTGTTCCGATCACAAGAAAGACTGTGTCTAGTAATAGAAAGATTAGTAGTGCTCCCGTTAAG AAGGGAAGCTTAGACTCTGTCGGATTGTCATTCGA AGACATAGCTGCGATTGGCAAGAGCTTGGAGATGGGTATCGTTTCCGAGTGCCAGGATAGCAACGCTCAAGGTAGATCGCAAGTTCCGCCTAAGAGGAAACTTGACGACTGTGATGCTGCATTATTATCTTCAAGTATCGAGCTTTCTAGCCAGATCAACAAACGGACGAGGAGATCTTCGAGGTTCACCACGGGGGTGGAGAATCTAGGCGACAAGCCTGTCCCATCCATTACATCTTCAAGGCTATCTGGAACTTTTGAAATTCGCCTGGGATTATGTGATGCCAAACAGGTGAGAGGAACTGAGAAGCTAGTGCAAGTTAGGGAGAATGGTAACTGCTATGAAGGTCATGGCCTTGTTTCATCTAAGCAAGAGCTGTTAAATTCTCCCACAGGTTGCGTCAAGACAACTGTAAATGGTAGTAGGGTCAAGTCGTTAGGAAAACGCAGATCTTCTGACCCAAATGCTAGTGGTGTTCACACTAGCTCTTTGAAAATTAGTCAAAATGGTACGAGTAATGGATTAGTGACTGCTAGTGATGCTGATAACGGAGTAAGTGGGGAGATGCATGCAGATGCTACTGTGATCTATCTTTCTGACGACGATGAAGAGCCGCAGCACGTACAAGATTCGGTTGAATTTTTGTATACGACAAGCTCTGATGGAGATGTTTTGATGCAAGATGCAAGTGGATCTACCCTCTCCTCAGGGGAAAACGGGAGACAAGCACCACTGGATCAAAATACTCCAATCAAATCAACTAAGGGAAAGGGTGCGCGAGTGACCCGTATTGCTGTCCGTGAAAAGCATGAACATGGTTCCTGCTTTTTCATTGGAGAGCCAATTCCTTGCGAGGAGGCTAAAGAAAGATGGCGCTGGAGATATGACCTCAAG GAACGCAAGTCCAAGAGAAAAGGCAAACAGGCAGA AGATGACGAAGACATGATTGTTTCAAATGTGGAATGCCATTATTCGCAAGCAAAAGTCGACAATAAAACGTTTAGCCTTGGAGACTTTGCCTACGTAAAG GGTGAAGGAAAAGAGAGACTTATCGGCAAGATAATAGAGTTTTTTAAGACAACAGATGGCGAAAGCTACTTCCGAGTTCAGTGGTTGTACAGAGCAACGGATACA GTAATGCTGAAGGAGGCTGCTGATCACGAGACAAGGCGTCTCTTCTATTCTACT GCAGGATTAAAGCCCAATTCTATTAAATCTGACTTTTATTTTGATATGGAATATTGCGTGGAGTTTTCGACATTTCGAACCTTGAGAAATC AAACTTCCGAGAACAAGCTTGAATGTTGCGCCGCCGATGTGACACCTACAGAATCCACTGAATCtattttggaaaataaaagtaatagcaAAGAAGAGCTTCTGGTGCTTGATCTTTACAGTGGTTGTGGTGGAATGTCCACTGGGTTGAATCTTGGAGCCAAGGTTTCTGGAGTTGACGTTGTGACG AAATGGGCTATTGACCAGGAATTGGCTGCTTGTGAGAGCTTGAAATTGAACCATCCACATACGCAG GTTAGGAATGATTCTGCTGGAGATTTCCTCCTACTTTTGAAGGAGTGGGATAAATTATGCAAGCGCTATGTGTGTAACGATGGTGATGGTCAGACGACTGTTACATTAAACCCCGAAAATTCAACAAAAGAAACCAGTGAAAGTAGCTCTTCTACTGACGATGATTCAGAACCTGATGAGTACGAAGTTGAAAAGCTGGTTGATATATGTTATGGTGATCCTGACAAGTCAGGAGAATCTGGCCTGAAGTTTAAG GTGCACTGGAAAGGATATAGCAGCAACGAAGATACTTGGGAGCCAGCAGAGGAACTGAG CAATTGTGAAGATGCCATGCGCGAGTTTGTTACAAGAGGATTCAAGAACAAGATCTTACCACTTCCC GGCGGTGTTGGCGTGATATGTGGTGGACCTCCATGTCAAGGAATTAGTGGCTATAACCGCCATAGGGATGTTGATACTCCGTTGACTGATGAAAGGAATCAGCAAATTGGAGTTTTCATGGACATAGTGGAGTATCTGAAACCCAAATTCGTGTTGATGGAAAACGTTGTTGATCTTCTGCGTTTGGACAAAGGTTCTCTTGGGAGACTCGCTTTGAGCCGTCTTGTGGACATGAGATACCAAGCGAGGCTAGGTATCATGACAGCTGGTTGCTATGGTCTTTCCCAATTTCGTTCCCGAGTTTTCATGTGGGGTGCTGATCCAGACATG AAACTACCTCCGTTTCCGCTTCCAACCCATGATGTTATTGTCAGATATGGGCTTCCTATTGAGTTCGAG TGGAATGTAGTTGCTTACAGTGAAGGCCAGCCAAGAAACGTCGAAACAGCTCTTGTTCTAAAAGATGCGATATCAGATCTTCCTCAT GTGTCATACAACGAAACCCGGGAAAAAATGTCTTACGAAAGTCTACCAGAGACGGATTTCCAGAGATACATTAGATCAACCAAACACG AAATGACTGGCTCTGAGATTGATAGATGTACAAAAAGGACGATGCCACTGTATGATCACAGGCCATCCCGTTTGTCTGAAGATGATTATAACCGAGTTTGTCAAATCCCAAAGAAGAAG GGAGCTAATTTCAGGGATCTTCCAGGGATAATCGTCAGAAACAATACAGTCTACCGTGATCCATCAATGGAACCTGTTCTTCTGCCATCAGGAAAGCATTTG GTACCAGAATACGTCTTTACTTTTCAGAAAGGGAAATCTAAAAG ACCGTTTGGGCGTCTTTGGTGGGACGAGACAGTTCCAACCGTTCTGACAGTCCCAAGCTGCACCAATCAG GTGTTTTTGCATCCGGAGCAAGATCGAGTACTAACCATAAGAGAAGCCGCACGGCTTCAAGGTTTCCCTGATTACTTCCAGTTCTGTGGAACCGTTAAACAAAG GTACCGTCAGATTGGAAATGCAGTGGCGGTCTCGGTTTCTCGTGCTTTGGGTTATTCTCTTGGTATGGCTTTCCGTGGTCTAGCCGGTGATGAGAATATGATAGAACTTCCCCAGAAGTTTTCTCATTCAAGTTACCTTCAGCTTCAAGAAACCAGTCCTCACTAG
- the LOC108843473 gene encoding DNA (cytosine-5)-methyltransferase CMT2 isoform X1, translating into MLSPAKCESEEEPTAELDLLHSSSPRSGLPERLSLVPTEAAAAAAAAQSSTLEEPMKLSEAEMSTSRRSTRLNCDSPGARKSPRFFTPVDGKIDNVSSVPITRKTVSSNRKISSAPVKKGSLDSVGLSFEDIAAIGKSLEMGIVSECQDSNAQGRSQVPPKRKLDDCDAALLSSSIELSSQINKRTRRSSRFTTGVENLGDKPVPSITSSRLSGTFEIRLGLCDAKQVRGTEKLVQVRENGNCYEGHGLVSSKQELLNSPTGCVKTTVNGSRVKSLGKRRSSDPNASGVHTSSLKISQNGTSNGLVTASDADNGVSGEMHADATVIYLSDDDEEPQHVQDSVEFLYTTSSDGDVLMQDASGSTLSSGENGRQAPLDQNTPIKSTKGKGARVTRIAVREKHEHGSCFFIGEPIPCEEAKERWRWRYDLKERKSKRKGKQAEDDEDMIVSNVECHYSQAKVDNKTFSLGDFAYVKGEGKERLIGKIIEFFKTTDGESYFRVQWLYRATDTVMLKEAADHETRRLFYSTVMNDNPIDCLISKVTVLQVSPRAGLKPNSIKSDFYFDMEYCVEFSTFRTLRNQTSENKLECCAADVTPTESTESILENKSNSKEELLVLDLYSGCGGMSTGLNLGAKVSGVDVVTKWAIDQELAACESLKLNHPHTQVRNDSAGDFLLLLKEWDKLCKRYVCNDGDGQTTVTLNPENSTKETSESSSSTDDDSEPDEYEVEKLVDICYGDPDKSGESGLKFKVHWKGYSSNEDTWEPAEELSNCEDAMREFVTRGFKNKILPLPGGVGVICGGPPCQGISGYNRHRDVDTPLTDERNQQIGVFMDIVEYLKPKFVLMENVVDLLRLDKGSLGRLALSRLVDMRYQARLGIMTAGCYGLSQFRSRVFMWGADPDMKLPPFPLPTHDVIVRYGLPIEFEWNVVAYSEGQPRNVETALVLKDAISDLPHVSYNETREKMSYESLPETDFQRYIRSTKHEMTGSEIDRCTKRTMPLYDHRPSRLSEDDYNRVCQIPKKKGANFRDLPGIIVRNNTVYRDPSMEPVLLPSGKHLVPEYVFTFQKGKSKRPFGRLWWDETVPTVLTVPSCTNQVFLHPEQDRVLTIREAARLQGFPDYFQFCGTVKQRYRQIGNAVAVSVSRALGYSLGMAFRGLAGDENMIELPQKFSHSSYLQLQETSPH; encoded by the exons ATGTTATCCCCGGCTAAATGTGAGTCAGAGGAGGAGCCCACTGCTGAATTGGATCTCCTCCACTCTTCTTCACCTAGATCCGGGTTACCCGAACGTCTCTCCCTCGTCCCCACcgaagctgctgctgctgctgctgctgctcagTCTTCTACTCTAGAAGAACCCATGAAGCTCTCCGAGGCAGAGATGAGCACGAGCAGGAGATCCACGAGGCTCAATTGTGATTCGCCTGGTGCTCGGAAGTCGCCGAGATTTTTTACGCCGGTGGATGGAAAGATCGATAATGTGTCCTCTGTTCCGATCACAAGAAAGACTGTGTCTAGTAATAGAAAGATTAGTAGTGCTCCCGTTAAG AAGGGAAGCTTAGACTCTGTCGGATTGTCATTCGA AGACATAGCTGCGATTGGCAAGAGCTTGGAGATGGGTATCGTTTCCGAGTGCCAGGATAGCAACGCTCAAGGTAGATCGCAAGTTCCGCCTAAGAGGAAACTTGACGACTGTGATGCTGCATTATTATCTTCAAGTATCGAGCTTTCTAGCCAGATCAACAAACGGACGAGGAGATCTTCGAGGTTCACCACGGGGGTGGAGAATCTAGGCGACAAGCCTGTCCCATCCATTACATCTTCAAGGCTATCTGGAACTTTTGAAATTCGCCTGGGATTATGTGATGCCAAACAGGTGAGAGGAACTGAGAAGCTAGTGCAAGTTAGGGAGAATGGTAACTGCTATGAAGGTCATGGCCTTGTTTCATCTAAGCAAGAGCTGTTAAATTCTCCCACAGGTTGCGTCAAGACAACTGTAAATGGTAGTAGGGTCAAGTCGTTAGGAAAACGCAGATCTTCTGACCCAAATGCTAGTGGTGTTCACACTAGCTCTTTGAAAATTAGTCAAAATGGTACGAGTAATGGATTAGTGACTGCTAGTGATGCTGATAACGGAGTAAGTGGGGAGATGCATGCAGATGCTACTGTGATCTATCTTTCTGACGACGATGAAGAGCCGCAGCACGTACAAGATTCGGTTGAATTTTTGTATACGACAAGCTCTGATGGAGATGTTTTGATGCAAGATGCAAGTGGATCTACCCTCTCCTCAGGGGAAAACGGGAGACAAGCACCACTGGATCAAAATACTCCAATCAAATCAACTAAGGGAAAGGGTGCGCGAGTGACCCGTATTGCTGTCCGTGAAAAGCATGAACATGGTTCCTGCTTTTTCATTGGAGAGCCAATTCCTTGCGAGGAGGCTAAAGAAAGATGGCGCTGGAGATATGACCTCAAG GAACGCAAGTCCAAGAGAAAAGGCAAACAGGCAGA AGATGACGAAGACATGATTGTTTCAAATGTGGAATGCCATTATTCGCAAGCAAAAGTCGACAATAAAACGTTTAGCCTTGGAGACTTTGCCTACGTAAAG GGTGAAGGAAAAGAGAGACTTATCGGCAAGATAATAGAGTTTTTTAAGACAACAGATGGCGAAAGCTACTTCCGAGTTCAGTGGTTGTACAGAGCAACGGATACA GTAATGCTGAAGGAGGCTGCTGATCACGAGACAAGGCGTCTCTTCTATTCTACTGTAATGAATGATAATCCAATAGATTGTCTTATTTCTAAAGTTACTGTTTTACAAGTATCACCTAGG GCAGGATTAAAGCCCAATTCTATTAAATCTGACTTTTATTTTGATATGGAATATTGCGTGGAGTTTTCGACATTTCGAACCTTGAGAAATC AAACTTCCGAGAACAAGCTTGAATGTTGCGCCGCCGATGTGACACCTACAGAATCCACTGAATCtattttggaaaataaaagtaatagcaAAGAAGAGCTTCTGGTGCTTGATCTTTACAGTGGTTGTGGTGGAATGTCCACTGGGTTGAATCTTGGAGCCAAGGTTTCTGGAGTTGACGTTGTGACG AAATGGGCTATTGACCAGGAATTGGCTGCTTGTGAGAGCTTGAAATTGAACCATCCACATACGCAG GTTAGGAATGATTCTGCTGGAGATTTCCTCCTACTTTTGAAGGAGTGGGATAAATTATGCAAGCGCTATGTGTGTAACGATGGTGATGGTCAGACGACTGTTACATTAAACCCCGAAAATTCAACAAAAGAAACCAGTGAAAGTAGCTCTTCTACTGACGATGATTCAGAACCTGATGAGTACGAAGTTGAAAAGCTGGTTGATATATGTTATGGTGATCCTGACAAGTCAGGAGAATCTGGCCTGAAGTTTAAG GTGCACTGGAAAGGATATAGCAGCAACGAAGATACTTGGGAGCCAGCAGAGGAACTGAG CAATTGTGAAGATGCCATGCGCGAGTTTGTTACAAGAGGATTCAAGAACAAGATCTTACCACTTCCC GGCGGTGTTGGCGTGATATGTGGTGGACCTCCATGTCAAGGAATTAGTGGCTATAACCGCCATAGGGATGTTGATACTCCGTTGACTGATGAAAGGAATCAGCAAATTGGAGTTTTCATGGACATAGTGGAGTATCTGAAACCCAAATTCGTGTTGATGGAAAACGTTGTTGATCTTCTGCGTTTGGACAAAGGTTCTCTTGGGAGACTCGCTTTGAGCCGTCTTGTGGACATGAGATACCAAGCGAGGCTAGGTATCATGACAGCTGGTTGCTATGGTCTTTCCCAATTTCGTTCCCGAGTTTTCATGTGGGGTGCTGATCCAGACATG AAACTACCTCCGTTTCCGCTTCCAACCCATGATGTTATTGTCAGATATGGGCTTCCTATTGAGTTCGAG TGGAATGTAGTTGCTTACAGTGAAGGCCAGCCAAGAAACGTCGAAACAGCTCTTGTTCTAAAAGATGCGATATCAGATCTTCCTCAT GTGTCATACAACGAAACCCGGGAAAAAATGTCTTACGAAAGTCTACCAGAGACGGATTTCCAGAGATACATTAGATCAACCAAACACG AAATGACTGGCTCTGAGATTGATAGATGTACAAAAAGGACGATGCCACTGTATGATCACAGGCCATCCCGTTTGTCTGAAGATGATTATAACCGAGTTTGTCAAATCCCAAAGAAGAAG GGAGCTAATTTCAGGGATCTTCCAGGGATAATCGTCAGAAACAATACAGTCTACCGTGATCCATCAATGGAACCTGTTCTTCTGCCATCAGGAAAGCATTTG GTACCAGAATACGTCTTTACTTTTCAGAAAGGGAAATCTAAAAG ACCGTTTGGGCGTCTTTGGTGGGACGAGACAGTTCCAACCGTTCTGACAGTCCCAAGCTGCACCAATCAG GTGTTTTTGCATCCGGAGCAAGATCGAGTACTAACCATAAGAGAAGCCGCACGGCTTCAAGGTTTCCCTGATTACTTCCAGTTCTGTGGAACCGTTAAACAAAG GTACCGTCAGATTGGAAATGCAGTGGCGGTCTCGGTTTCTCGTGCTTTGGGTTATTCTCTTGGTATGGCTTTCCGTGGTCTAGCCGGTGATGAGAATATGATAGAACTTCCCCAGAAGTTTTCTCATTCAAGTTACCTTCAGCTTCAAGAAACCAGTCCTCACTAG